In the Corynebacterium suedekumii genome, one interval contains:
- a CDS encoding DUF6912 family protein: MRVYLPATFGMLAGLNETGTLTARSGWGFAVTPALVEFYTAGDEEEIAHAAFLDAAEASLRLLAVGDEETFPHRRVVLSVDVDDSVVSAEPDMGESVVRLTPPQVSVEDLAAIHIDIEESEAATRAAVEVVDEADLGDEGAELTVGDAQDNFMAFYDPTELPFLIELL, encoded by the coding sequence GTGCGCGTCTACCTGCCCGCCACGTTCGGCATGCTCGCCGGCCTCAACGAGACCGGCACGCTCACCGCCCGCTCCGGCTGGGGCTTCGCCGTCACGCCCGCGCTGGTGGAGTTCTACACCGCCGGCGATGAGGAGGAGATCGCCCACGCCGCCTTCCTCGACGCCGCCGAGGCCTCCCTGCGGCTGCTCGCCGTCGGCGACGAGGAGACCTTCCCGCACCGTCGCGTGGTCCTCTCCGTCGACGTGGACGACTCCGTGGTGAGCGCGGAGCCGGACATGGGGGAGAGCGTCGTCCGGCTGACCCCGCCGCAGGTCTCGGTGGAGGACCTCGCCGCGATCCACATCGACATCGAGGAATCCGAGGCCGCCACCCGCGCCGCCGTCGAGGTCGTCGACGAGGCGGATCTCGGCGACGAGGGGGCTGAGCTGACCGTCGGTGACGCCCAGGACAATTTCATGGCCTTCTATGACCCGACTGAACTGCCCTTTCTCATCGAACTGCTCTGA
- a CDS encoding ferredoxin reductase produces MPTSPDGLASVRGILRRFTTPLLPDDYTMLVNPLWSRRELRGKIVSVERFPDDTIHLTIRPGWGVPVDFQAGQYIGIGLRVDGRFTWRSYSLTNAPDTSDGLFSITIRAVEKGKLSNHLIGTAKPGINVRLAAPAGDFYLTDPLPEKILFVTAGSGVTPVIAMLRSLEEKRQSTDITVVHSVRNADDVIFGDVLADYDAHIQVTSEQGRVSPAVLEELVPDYADRVVYACGPATMLDELETWAKDKDMEIRVERFTLDRASDAKGGTITFARANVETTADGATTILEAGEQAGVQMPFGCRMGICQTCVRELVDGHVHDLRTGDTKEPGSRIRTCVGVAAGDVVIDA; encoded by the coding sequence ATGCCCACGTCACCCGATGGACTGGCCAGCGTCCGAGGCATACTCCGGCGCTTCACCACGCCACTGCTGCCCGACGACTACACCATGCTGGTCAACCCACTGTGGTCCCGACGGGAGCTCCGCGGCAAGATCGTCAGCGTCGAACGCTTCCCCGACGACACCATCCACCTGACCATCCGGCCCGGCTGGGGTGTGCCCGTCGACTTCCAGGCCGGCCAGTACATCGGCATCGGCCTGCGTGTCGACGGCCGCTTCACCTGGCGCAGCTATTCCCTCACCAACGCCCCCGACACCAGCGACGGGCTGTTCTCCATCACCATCCGCGCCGTGGAGAAGGGCAAGCTGTCCAACCACCTCATCGGCACCGCGAAGCCGGGCATCAACGTCCGCCTCGCCGCCCCCGCCGGCGACTTCTACCTCACCGACCCGCTGCCCGAGAAGATCCTCTTCGTCACCGCCGGCTCCGGCGTCACCCCCGTCATCGCCATGCTGCGCTCCCTCGAGGAGAAGCGACAGAGCACCGACATCACGGTCGTCCACTCCGTCCGCAACGCCGACGACGTCATCTTCGGCGACGTCCTCGCCGACTACGACGCCCACATCCAGGTCACCTCCGAACAGGGCCGCGTCTCACCCGCCGTCCTCGAGGAGCTCGTCCCCGACTACGCCGACCGCGTCGTCTACGCCTGCGGCCCCGCCACCATGCTCGACGAGCTGGAGACCTGGGCCAAGGACAAAGACATGGAGATCCGCGTCGAACGCTTCACCCTCGACCGCGCCTCCGACGCCAAGGGCGGGACCATCACCTTCGCCCGCGCCAACGTCGAAACCACCGCCGACGGCGCCACCACCATCCTCGAGGCTGGCGAACAGGCCGGCGTCCAGATGCCCTTCGGCTGCCGCATGGGCATCTGCCAGACCTGCGTCCGGGAGCTTGTCGACGGCCACGTCCACGACCTGCGCACCGGCGACACCAAGGAACCCGGCTCCCGCATCCGCACCTGCGTCGGCGTGGCCGCCGGCGACGTCGTCATCGACGCCTAA
- a CDS encoding fatty acid desaturase family protein: protein MAIDNIKAYSHLTDEDIREIGRRLDAIKEEFESDLGEKDVRYIKGLIRTQRYIEFAGRGALLFSGRRPFWIAGVALLSLSKILENLEIGHNVMHGQWDWMNDPEIHSSTWEWDNVCPSSQWMHTHNFAHHKYTNILGMDTDVGYGVLRVTRDRKWNAMHAFQPLINATLASLFQWAVGFYDVELGKLAAGRTTWKETAPKFWETVRKAGTQGLRDYVLYPALSGPNFMSTVSANATANFVRSVWAYAVIFCGHFPDEAETFTKEQWKNETHDEWYLRQMLGSANFRGGKILTILSGNLNYQIEHHIYPDMPSNRLAEIGTRVEAICREFDLPYNTDSFPAQLLKVQRTLLKLSVPNKYLAADRDNAPEVRSNAVWTKYPEVAEKLWVGASETGERSGLRTALPLLEQVRPTLKEGLLNFTGRTPEWRKKVAAAEAAQLA from the coding sequence ATGGCAATCGACAACATCAAGGCATACTCCCACCTCACCGACGAGGACATCCGCGAAATCGGCCGCCGCCTCGACGCCATCAAGGAGGAGTTCGAGTCAGACCTCGGCGAGAAGGACGTCCGCTACATCAAGGGACTCATCCGCACCCAGCGCTACATCGAGTTCGCCGGCCGCGGAGCCCTCCTCTTCTCCGGCCGCCGCCCCTTCTGGATCGCCGGCGTCGCCCTGCTCTCCCTGTCCAAGATCCTCGAGAACCTCGAGATCGGACACAACGTCATGCACGGCCAGTGGGACTGGATGAACGACCCCGAAATCCACTCCTCCACCTGGGAATGGGACAACGTCTGCCCCTCCTCCCAGTGGATGCACACCCACAACTTCGCCCACCACAAGTACACCAACATCCTCGGCATGGACACCGACGTCGGCTACGGCGTCCTGCGCGTCACCCGCGACCGCAAATGGAACGCCATGCACGCCTTCCAGCCGCTCATCAACGCCACCCTCGCGTCCCTGTTCCAGTGGGCCGTCGGCTTCTACGACGTCGAGCTGGGCAAGCTCGCCGCCGGCCGTACCACCTGGAAGGAGACCGCCCCGAAGTTCTGGGAGACCGTCCGCAAGGCCGGCACCCAGGGCCTGCGCGACTACGTGCTCTACCCGGCCCTGTCCGGCCCCAACTTCATGAGCACCGTCTCCGCCAACGCCACCGCCAACTTCGTCCGCTCCGTGTGGGCCTACGCCGTCATCTTCTGCGGTCACTTCCCCGACGAGGCCGAGACCTTCACCAAGGAACAGTGGAAGAACGAGACCCACGACGAGTGGTACCTCCGCCAGATGCTCGGCTCCGCCAACTTCCGAGGCGGCAAGATCCTCACCATCCTCTCCGGCAACCTCAACTACCAGATCGAGCACCACATCTACCCGGACATGCCGTCCAACCGCCTCGCCGAGATCGGCACGCGTGTCGAGGCCATCTGCCGCGAGTTCGACCTGCCCTACAACACCGACTCCTTCCCCGCCCAGCTGCTCAAGGTCCAGCGCACCCTGCTCAAGCTGTCGGTGCCCAACAAGTACCTCGCCGCCGACCGGGACAACGCCCCCGAGGTCCGCTCCAACGCCGTGTGGACCAAGTACCCCGAGGTCGCCGAGAAGCTCTGGGTCGGCGCCTCCGAGACCGGTGAGCGCTCCGGTCTGCGCACCGCCCTGCCGCTGCTCGAGCAGGTCCGGCCCACGTTGAAGGAGGGCCTGCTCAACTTCACCGGCCGCACCCCGGAATGGCGAAAGAAGGTCGCCGCCGCGGAGGCCGCACAGCTGGCCTAG
- the rsgA gene encoding ribosome small subunit-dependent GTPase A, giving the protein MGKRNWDESDVRVRPPKGTRPRTKDRPAHDDAEFGMVVTKDRGRWGVVLDGRDDTIVTMRARELGRTPIEVGDRVGIVGDTSGKKDTLGRIVKLAERTSVLRRTADDTDPYERIVVANADQLLIVTAVADPPPRAGFVERALIAAFVGNLHPILCLTKSDLADPTEFAAEFADLDVTVVTAGIDDPLADVEKLIAGHITALIGHSGVGKSTLVNRLVPDADRETGEVSGVGKGRHTSTQSVALPLPAGGWIIDTPGIRSFGLAHVDADTVIGVFDDLADATEDCPRGCTHLGPPADPECALDSFPEDSAGGRRVAAVRKLLEALRTNNDWEM; this is encoded by the coding sequence ATGGGTAAGCGGAACTGGGACGAATCCGACGTCCGGGTCCGGCCTCCGAAGGGCACCCGGCCCCGGACCAAGGACCGCCCGGCGCATGACGACGCCGAATTCGGCATGGTCGTGACCAAGGACCGCGGCCGCTGGGGCGTGGTCCTCGACGGCCGGGATGACACCATCGTCACCATGCGCGCCCGCGAACTCGGCCGCACCCCCATCGAGGTCGGTGACCGCGTCGGCATCGTCGGCGACACCTCCGGCAAGAAGGACACCCTCGGGCGGATCGTCAAACTGGCGGAACGCACCTCCGTCCTACGCCGCACCGCCGACGACACCGACCCCTACGAACGCATCGTCGTCGCCAACGCCGACCAGCTGCTCATCGTCACCGCCGTCGCCGATCCCCCACCCCGGGCCGGCTTCGTCGAACGCGCCCTCATCGCCGCCTTCGTGGGCAACCTCCACCCCATCCTCTGCCTCACCAAATCCGACCTCGCCGACCCTACCGAGTTCGCCGCCGAATTCGCGGATCTCGACGTCACCGTCGTCACCGCCGGCATCGACGACCCCCTCGCCGACGTGGAGAAGCTCATCGCCGGCCACATCACCGCCCTCATCGGCCACTCCGGCGTCGGCAAATCCACCCTGGTCAACCGCCTCGTCCCCGACGCCGACCGCGAGACCGGCGAAGTCTCCGGCGTGGGCAAGGGCCGCCACACCTCCACCCAGTCCGTCGCCCTGCCCCTGCCCGCCGGCGGCTGGATCATCGACACCCCCGGCATCCGCTCCTTCGGCCTCGCCCACGTCGACGCCGACACCGTCATCGGCGTCTTCGACGACCTCGCCGACGCCACCGAGGACTGCCCCCGCGGCTGCACCCACCTCGGCCCGCCGGCCGACCCCGAGTGCGCCCTGGACAGCTTCCCCGAGGACTCCGCCGGTGGCCGCCGTGTGGCCGCCGTCCGCAAACTCCTCGAAGCGCTGCGCACCAACAACGACTGGGAGATGTGA
- the aroA gene encoding 3-phosphoshikimate 1-carboxyvinyltransferase: MDDMTDNWLAPTAHGPIRWTQHIPGSKSITNRAYILAALADYPSVIEGALHSRDTALMAGALSTLGVGIRDTDGVVRIDPAPLHGGEVECGLAGTVMRFVPPVAALASGTVVFDGDPQARTRPMSTILDALRTLGVRIDGDRLPFTVTADGAPEGGTVEIDASASSQFVSGLLLAAPRYTKGVTVRHVGGKLPSLPHIEMTVAMLRHAGVTVDQSENEWTVHPGPIQGRTWRVEPDLSNATPFLAAAAVTGGVVRVRDWPLATTQPGDVIRDILERMGCSVEIISATQGPGHDLEVTGPEGGRLAGISIDMSDIGELTPTVAALAALASSPSELTGIAHLRGHETDRLAALCTEINRLGGTCEELPDGLAITPAPLHGGLWHSYADHRMATAGAIIGLAVEGVEVENIATTAKTLPGFETMWADMVHG; the protein is encoded by the coding sequence ATGGACGACATGACCGACAACTGGCTCGCGCCCACAGCTCACGGACCGATCCGGTGGACCCAGCACATCCCCGGCTCCAAGTCGATCACCAACCGTGCCTACATTCTCGCCGCGCTGGCCGACTACCCCTCCGTCATCGAGGGCGCCCTGCACTCCCGCGACACCGCCCTCATGGCCGGAGCCCTGAGCACCCTCGGCGTGGGCATCCGCGACACCGACGGCGTCGTCCGCATCGACCCCGCACCACTCCACGGCGGCGAGGTGGAGTGCGGCCTCGCCGGCACCGTCATGCGCTTCGTCCCGCCCGTCGCCGCGCTCGCCTCCGGCACCGTCGTCTTCGACGGCGACCCGCAGGCCCGCACCCGCCCGATGTCGACGATTCTCGACGCCCTGCGCACCCTCGGCGTGCGTATCGACGGCGACCGGCTCCCCTTCACCGTCACCGCCGACGGCGCACCCGAAGGCGGCACCGTCGAGATCGACGCCTCCGCCTCCTCCCAGTTCGTCTCCGGCCTCCTGCTCGCCGCCCCCCGCTACACCAAAGGCGTGACCGTCCGGCACGTCGGCGGCAAACTGCCGAGCCTGCCGCACATCGAGATGACCGTCGCCATGCTCCGCCACGCCGGCGTCACTGTCGACCAGTCCGAGAACGAATGGACCGTCCACCCCGGCCCCATCCAGGGCCGGACCTGGCGCGTCGAACCCGACCTGTCCAACGCCACCCCCTTCCTCGCCGCCGCGGCCGTCACCGGCGGCGTGGTTCGCGTCCGCGACTGGCCCCTGGCCACCACCCAGCCCGGAGACGTCATCCGCGACATCCTCGAGCGCATGGGCTGTTCCGTGGAGATCATCTCCGCCACCCAGGGCCCCGGCCACGACCTCGAAGTCACCGGCCCGGAGGGCGGCCGCCTGGCGGGCATCTCGATCGACATGTCCGACATCGGTGAGCTCACCCCCACTGTCGCGGCACTCGCGGCGCTGGCCTCCTCCCCCTCCGAGCTCACCGGCATCGCCCACCTGCGCGGCCACGAGACCGACCGGCTGGCCGCCCTGTGCACCGAGATCAACCGCCTCGGCGGCACCTGCGAGGAGCTTCCCGACGGCCTCGCCATCACCCCCGCCCCGCTCCACGGCGGGTTGTGGCACTCCTACGCTGACCACCGCATGGCCACCGCCGGCGCCATCATCGGCCTGGCCGTCGAGGGCGTCGAGGTGGAGAACATCGCCACCACCGCCAAGACCCTCCCCGGGTTCGAGACCATGTGGGCGGACATGGTCCATGGGTAA
- a CDS encoding SOS response-associated peptidase, with product MCGRFVLFTTGESLLARAGELPGVTEVHAPEGTPGPRYNLAPTQVVPVVRVDAAVATVAPSRWGLLPHWKKDETGPPLFNARGETVATKPSFRDAFRAQRGLIPMDGYYEWHDDGTGKRPYFVSSGEIMWAAALWATGLGRLSSTIVTTAAVEPMAWLHDRLPRILTDEEIGQWTTGTPEQAAELLHPTPVDYLQTWSVRPVDRAVGNVRNDYAELIAEN from the coding sequence ATGTGCGGTCGTTTTGTCCTGTTCACCACTGGTGAGTCCCTCCTCGCCCGCGCCGGCGAACTCCCCGGCGTCACCGAGGTCCATGCCCCCGAGGGCACGCCCGGGCCGCGGTACAACCTGGCGCCGACGCAGGTGGTGCCGGTCGTGCGTGTCGACGCCGCCGTGGCCACCGTCGCCCCCTCCCGCTGGGGTCTGCTCCCGCACTGGAAGAAGGACGAGACCGGCCCGCCGCTGTTCAACGCCCGCGGCGAGACGGTGGCCACCAAGCCGAGTTTCCGGGACGCCTTCCGGGCCCAGCGCGGGCTCATCCCCATGGACGGCTACTACGAATGGCACGACGACGGCACGGGCAAGCGGCCCTACTTCGTCAGCTCGGGGGAGATCATGTGGGCGGCGGCGTTGTGGGCGACGGGGCTGGGGAGGTTGTCGTCGACGATCGTCACCACCGCGGCCGTCGAGCCGATGGCGTGGCTGCACGACCGGCTGCCGCGGATCCTCACGGACGAGGAGATCGGGCAGTGGACCACCGGCACCCCGGAGCAGGCCGCCGAACTGCTGCACCCGACGCCGGTGGACTACCTGCAGACGTGGTCGGTGCGCCCAGTGGACCGGGCCGTGGGCAACGTGCGCAACGACTACGCGGAGCTGATCGCGGAGAACTGA
- a CDS encoding aminoacyl-tRNA deacylase, with amino-acid sequence MAKRKSPAAPTAAVRVLVDAAVPHHLHTFTAGTSHFGEHAAAALDVDPGLILKTLVVDLGSGLGVCCVPVTSSLSLKKAAAAFGVPRLGMADPARAQRSSGYVTGGISPIGQKNPLPTLIDSSVAAADTVYVSGGRRGLDIALSPRDLAEVTGAQFSAISSA; translated from the coding sequence ATGGCCAAGAGGAAGTCCCCCGCCGCGCCGACCGCCGCCGTCCGCGTGCTTGTCGACGCCGCCGTCCCCCACCACCTGCACACCTTCACCGCCGGCACGTCCCACTTCGGCGAGCACGCCGCCGCGGCCCTCGACGTGGATCCGGGCCTGATCCTCAAGACCCTGGTGGTCGACCTCGGCTCCGGCCTCGGCGTGTGCTGCGTGCCGGTGACCAGCTCCCTGTCGCTGAAGAAGGCGGCCGCGGCCTTCGGCGTCCCGCGTCTGGGCATGGCCGACCCGGCCCGCGCCCAACGCTCCTCCGGGTACGTCACCGGCGGGATCTCCCCCATCGGGCAGAAGAATCCGCTGCCCACCCTCATCGACTCCTCCGTCGCCGCCGCGGACACCGTCTATGTCTCCGGTGGGCGCCGCGGGCTCGACATCGCCCTGTCCCCTCGTGATCTGGCCGAGGTGACCGGGGCTCAGTTCTCCGCGATCAGCTCCGCGTAG